A genomic region of uncultured Roseibium sp. contains the following coding sequences:
- a CDS encoding acyl-CoA dehydrogenase family protein — protein sequence MDLGITERVRPLIEQVRQMVETEIAPLDIEFHHEVGRHPSGDRFQHTPRQLEILEGLKAKAKERGLWNFWLTDSERGFGLTTVEYAYLAEEMGKVGIAAEVFNCNAPDTGNMEVLERYGTPAHKERWLKPLLEGTIRSAYLMSEPDVASSDATNIALNAVRDGDAWVLNGEKWWATGAGDPRCRLYIVMARSDPSAHRHSRHSMFLIPSDADGIEVLRPMQVFGADDAPHGHMHIRFTNVRVPSEDLVLGEGRGFEVAQGRLGPGRIHHCMRAIGQAETALEFLCKRAMQREAFGKKLTDLGANYDIIADARMEIEMARLLCLKAAWMMDTQGTRAAQPWISKIKVVAPLTALKVVDEAMQVHGAAGISQDFPLAAMWTHLRTLRFADGPDAVHRRQVARTELRKYTNDKV from the coding sequence ATGGATCTGGGCATTACGGAGCGGGTGCGGCCGCTGATCGAACAGGTCCGGCAGATGGTCGAAACCGAGATCGCGCCGCTGGACATCGAGTTTCATCATGAGGTCGGCAGGCATCCTTCCGGCGACCGCTTTCAGCACACGCCGCGCCAGCTCGAAATTCTCGAAGGCCTGAAGGCGAAAGCAAAGGAACGCGGTCTCTGGAATTTCTGGCTGACGGACAGCGAAAGGGGCTTCGGCCTGACCACGGTCGAATATGCCTATCTCGCCGAGGAAATGGGCAAGGTCGGCATCGCGGCCGAGGTGTTCAACTGCAACGCGCCCGACACCGGCAACATGGAAGTGCTGGAGCGTTACGGCACCCCGGCTCACAAGGAGCGCTGGCTGAAACCGCTCCTCGAAGGAACGATCCGCTCCGCCTATCTCATGAGCGAACCGGATGTCGCCTCGTCCGATGCCACCAACATTGCGCTGAACGCTGTCAGGGACGGTGATGCGTGGGTGCTCAACGGCGAGAAGTGGTGGGCGACCGGCGCGGGCGATCCGCGCTGCCGGCTCTACATCGTCATGGCCCGTTCCGATCCGTCGGCGCACAGGCACAGCCGCCATTCCATGTTTCTGATCCCGAGCGATGCCGACGGCATCGAGGTGCTGCGGCCGATGCAGGTTTTCGGCGCGGATGACGCCCCGCACGGGCACATGCATATCCGCTTCACCAATGTCCGGGTGCCGTCGGAAGATCTCGTGCTCGGCGAGGGGCGCGGGTTTGAAGTGGCGCAAGGGCGGCTTGGCCCGGGACGGATTCACCATTGCATGCGGGCGATCGGCCAGGCGGAAACGGCGCTGGAATTTCTGTGCAAACGGGCGATGCAGCGCGAGGCCTTCGGCAAGAAGCTCACGGATCTCGGCGCCAACTACGACATCATCGCGGATGCCCGCATGGAAATCGAGATGGCGCGGCTTCTGTGTCTCAAGGCCGCCTGGATGATGGACACGCAGGGAACGCGCGCCGCGCAGCCCTGGATCAGCAAGATCAAGGTGGTGGCACCGCTGACGGCGCTGAAGGTGGTCGACGAAGCCATGCAGGTTCACGGCGCGGCGGGCATCAGCCAGGATTTCCCGCTTGCCGCCATGTGGACTCATCTGAGAACGCTGCGCTTTGCCGATGGCCCGGACGCCGTCCACCGGCGGCAGGTTGCCCGAACGGAGCTCAGGAAATACACCAACGACAAGGTCTGA
- a CDS encoding phosphotransferase family protein — MTGTADLDLERLGRWLEGNLSGFAGPVLAEKFNRGQSNPTFRLRAASGDYVLRRKPPGVLLKSAHAVDREFRVQKALAGSDVPVAKMNVLCEDDSIIGSAFYVMELVRGRNFDDPRLPGLDKGLRTGIYDRMNRVLAAIHAIDLDARGLSDFGPEGNYYRRQIDRWTKQYRASETEPITEMDELIDWLDRNVPDDDGRRTLVHGDYRIDNMLFAEDGPDCVAVLDWELSTIGHPFADLAALIMQWQRPPGAEGRGLAGVDRAPLGIPGDQAFIDTYCDRAGLPGIPDFGFYLAFAFFRMGAILQGVKKRALDGNASNPELGLKLGASVPDYAAGGLKAANSV; from the coding sequence ATGACCGGCACAGCTGATCTCGATCTGGAACGCCTGGGCCGCTGGCTGGAGGGGAACCTCTCCGGGTTCGCCGGTCCGGTCCTGGCTGAAAAGTTCAACCGTGGTCAGTCCAACCCGACCTTCCGTTTGCGCGCCGCCTCCGGCGACTACGTTCTGCGCCGCAAGCCACCCGGTGTCCTGTTGAAATCGGCACATGCGGTCGACCGGGAATTCCGGGTCCAGAAAGCGCTTGCCGGTTCGGACGTGCCCGTCGCGAAGATGAACGTCTTGTGTGAAGACGACAGCATCATCGGGTCCGCCTTCTATGTCATGGAACTGGTGCGCGGCCGTAATTTCGACGACCCGCGATTGCCGGGTCTCGACAAGGGCCTGCGCACCGGGATCTACGACCGGATGAACCGTGTTCTCGCCGCGATCCACGCGATTGATCTGGACGCGCGTGGCCTGTCGGATTTCGGGCCGGAGGGAAACTATTACAGGCGGCAGATCGACCGGTGGACCAAGCAGTATCGGGCGAGCGAAACCGAACCGATCACTGAGATGGACGAATTGATCGATTGGCTCGACCGGAACGTGCCCGATGACGATGGCCGCCGTACGTTGGTACACGGCGACTACCGTATCGACAACATGCTGTTTGCCGAAGACGGTCCGGACTGTGTGGCGGTCCTGGACTGGGAGCTCTCGACAATCGGCCATCCCTTCGCCGATCTCGCCGCGCTCATCATGCAATGGCAGCGTCCTCCGGGGGCGGAAGGCAGGGGTCTTGCCGGGGTCGACCGGGCTCCGCTCGGCATTCCCGGGGACCAGGCGTTCATCGATACCTATTGCGACCGCGCAGGACTGCCCGGAATCCCCGACTTCGGCTTCTACCTTGCCTTTGCGTTTTTCCGCATGGGCGCGATCCTTCAGGGCGTGAAGAAACGCGCCCTCGACGGCAATGCGTCCAATCCCGAACTGGGCTTGAAGCTCGGCGCAAGTGTGCCGGACTATGCGGCAGGCGGGTTGAAGGCGGCGAATTCGGTCTGA
- a CDS encoding long-chain fatty acid--CoA ligase yields the protein MKGQMMHRPLKIADIITFAAANYPNGELVSVRTEGDIHRTTYRETAQRVAQLAHGLRKHGISPGDRIATLAWNGYRHFELYYAISGIGAVCHTINPRLSAEQMIYIVNHAKDRVLFCDTTFVPIIEKLRQHLPEDLLVVIMTDRAHMPQTSLEGALCYEELLEGQPREIDWPDFDENQAAGLCYTSGTTGNPKGTLFSHRSTLLHALTLCITIPKVLQEGTRILPVVPLFHVNAWGLPYAAPLSGASLIFPGGALDGKSLFDLLDREKVFSAWGVPTVWLGLMNEINQRGRLPDGFGDVVIGGSAAPRTLIEAFETRDVNVCHAWGMTEMSPLGTQCNLPPDMADLPQEQRIDRKQSQGRRVFGVDMKIVDDAGNRLPHDGKSQGHLYVRGNTITSGYFEDPEASRPVFDAEGWFCTGDIAVIDPQGFLQITDRSKDLIKSGGEWISSLDLENIVMSHPDVANCAVIAVPDPKWDERPLLIVVPREDAQPQEDELLALLAERLAKWQVPDEIVFVDQLPLTATGKVSKLTLRKQRAEGGL from the coding sequence ATGAAGGGACAGATGATGCACCGTCCGCTGAAGATTGCGGACATCATCACCTTTGCCGCGGCCAACTATCCGAACGGCGAACTCGTTTCCGTGCGAACGGAAGGCGATATCCACCGAACCACCTATCGGGAGACGGCGCAGCGCGTGGCGCAACTGGCCCACGGGCTCCGAAAGCACGGCATCAGCCCGGGCGACAGGATCGCGACGCTTGCCTGGAACGGGTACCGGCATTTTGAGCTCTATTACGCGATTTCCGGCATCGGTGCCGTCTGCCACACCATCAACCCGCGCCTGTCCGCGGAGCAGATGATCTATATCGTCAACCATGCAAAGGACAGGGTCCTCTTCTGCGATACCACCTTCGTTCCGATCATCGAGAAACTCAGGCAGCACCTGCCTGAAGACCTTCTCGTGGTCATCATGACCGACAGGGCGCACATGCCGCAGACGTCGCTTGAGGGAGCCCTTTGCTACGAAGAGCTGCTTGAAGGACAGCCGCGGGAGATCGACTGGCCCGATTTCGACGAGAACCAGGCGGCAGGCCTCTGCTACACGTCCGGGACGACGGGCAATCCGAAAGGCACCCTTTTTTCGCATCGCTCGACCCTGCTTCATGCGCTCACGCTGTGCATCACCATTCCGAAGGTTCTGCAGGAGGGAACCCGCATCCTGCCGGTCGTCCCGCTCTTTCACGTGAACGCGTGGGGCTTGCCTTACGCCGCGCCGTTGTCGGGCGCGAGCCTGATCTTTCCGGGCGGCGCGCTGGACGGAAAGAGCCTGTTCGATCTTCTGGACCGCGAAAAGGTCTTTTCCGCGTGGGGAGTGCCGACGGTCTGGCTCGGCCTGATGAACGAGATCAATCAGCGGGGCCGTCTCCCGGACGGGTTCGGCGATGTTGTCATTGGAGGCTCCGCCGCCCCCCGGACGCTGATCGAGGCATTCGAGACCAGGGACGTCAATGTCTGTCATGCCTGGGGCATGACCGAGATGAGCCCGCTCGGAACCCAGTGCAATCTGCCGCCTGACATGGCGGACCTGCCGCAGGAGCAGCGCATCGATCGCAAGCAGTCGCAGGGGCGCCGTGTCTTCGGCGTCGACATGAAAATCGTTGACGACGCCGGAAACCGGTTGCCTCACGACGGCAAGTCTCAGGGTCATCTCTACGTGCGTGGCAACACGATCACCTCTGGATATTTCGAGGACCCGGAAGCCTCCAGACCCGTTTTCGACGCGGAGGGCTGGTTCTGCACCGGCGACATTGCTGTGATCGATCCGCAAGGCTTCCTGCAGATCACCGACCGCTCCAAGGACCTCATCAAGTCCGGTGGCGAATGGATCAGCTCGCTCGACCTTGAGAACATCGTCATGTCTCATCCCGATGTTGCCAATTGCGCGGTGATCGCCGTGCCCGATCCCAAGTGGGACGAGCGTCCCCTGCTGATCGTGGTCCCGCGCGAGGATGCCCAGCCGCAGGAAGACGAACTTCTGGCGCTGCTGGCGGAAAGGCTGGCAAAGTGGCAGGTGCCCGACGAGATCGTGTTCGTCGATCAGCTGCCGCTGACGGCAACCGGCAAGGTCTCCAAACTGACCCTTAGGAAACAGCGCGCCGAGGGGGGGCTATGA
- a CDS encoding SDR family NAD(P)-dependent oxidoreductase: MTPDVLFGLTGKTALVTGGATGIGRMAAEGLMAAGAHVLIASRKEGACRAAAEELNAAGYSGKAEGFGGDVASEEGIDALSAEVGKRCGSLHILMNNAGTSWGMPLGEFPYFAWERVLQLNVTGLFHLTQKLFPLLERAASDDDPARVVNVGSVMGELPHGDRAYSYAASKAAVHHLTKILAKELAQKRITVNALAPGPFVSKMTAFATADEDVRKKVGAQVPLGRVGRPEDIAAALQYLCGRGGSYVTGAILPISGGINVETGPDLFQEAYE; the protein is encoded by the coding sequence ATGACCCCGGATGTTCTCTTCGGCCTCACCGGCAAGACGGCGCTTGTGACCGGAGGGGCGACCGGCATCGGCCGGATGGCGGCCGAAGGTCTGATGGCTGCCGGGGCACACGTGCTGATCGCCAGCCGCAAGGAAGGCGCCTGCCGTGCGGCGGCCGAAGAGCTGAACGCCGCCGGGTACAGCGGCAAGGCGGAAGGGTTCGGCGGGGATGTCGCGAGCGAGGAAGGCATAGACGCGCTGAGTGCCGAAGTCGGCAAGCGTTGCGGCAGTCTCCACATCCTGATGAACAATGCCGGCACCAGCTGGGGCATGCCCCTCGGCGAATTCCCCTATTTCGCCTGGGAGCGCGTTCTGCAACTCAACGTCACCGGCCTGTTCCACCTGACCCAGAAGTTGTTTCCGCTCCTGGAGCGGGCGGCCAGCGATGACGACCCGGCGCGTGTGGTCAATGTCGGCTCGGTGATGGGCGAACTGCCCCACGGCGACCGGGCCTACAGCTATGCAGCCTCCAAGGCCGCTGTTCACCACCTGACGAAGATCCTCGCCAAGGAACTGGCGCAGAAGCGCATCACGGTCAACGCGCTTGCACCGGGGCCCTTCGTCAGCAAGATGACCGCATTTGCGACCGCTGATGAAGACGTCAGAAAGAAAGTGGGCGCGCAGGTTCCCCTCGGACGGGTCGGGCGGCCGGAGGACATTGCGGCCGCGCTGCAATATCTGTGCGGCCGTGGCGGCTCCTATGTGACCGGCGCCATTCTTCCGATCAGCGGCGGCATCAACGTGGAAACCGGACCGGACCTGTTTCAGGAGGCCTATGAGTGA
- a CDS encoding nitronate monooxygenase family protein, with protein sequence MLKTRRLPPVLQNLRIPAIAAPLFIVSCPALVIAQCKAGVIGSFPALNARDEPGGPVMLELWLKEITEALDKYNQANPDTPAAPFAVNQIVHRSNQRLERDVETCARWKVPVWITSMGARVEVNEAAHSCGGIALHDVINNTYAKKAVEKGADGLIAVAAGAGGHGGPQSPFALVREIREWFDGPLLLAGAVSTGEALLAARVLGADFGYVGSPFVATDEANADRVYKDMMVAGAAEDVMTSSLFTGHPANYLKGSLTRAGLDPDNLPKEWDVSVMPDDSPLPKAWRELWGAGQGIGAIKSVGPASAVVDRLEREYRAACENAKHII encoded by the coding sequence ATGCTGAAGACGCGACGGCTTCCCCCTGTCCTTCAGAACCTGCGGATACCGGCAATTGCCGCTCCGCTCTTCATTGTATCCTGCCCCGCTCTGGTGATTGCGCAATGCAAGGCCGGGGTCATCGGCAGTTTTCCCGCGCTCAATGCCCGCGACGAACCGGGCGGGCCGGTGATGCTCGAACTCTGGCTCAAAGAGATCACCGAGGCGCTCGATAAGTACAACCAGGCCAATCCCGACACACCGGCCGCACCCTTCGCCGTCAACCAGATCGTGCACCGGTCCAACCAACGGCTGGAACGGGATGTGGAGACTTGCGCGCGGTGGAAGGTTCCGGTCTGGATCACGTCCATGGGCGCGCGCGTCGAGGTGAACGAGGCGGCGCATTCCTGCGGCGGCATTGCGCTGCACGACGTCATCAACAACACCTACGCGAAAAAGGCGGTCGAAAAGGGCGCTGACGGACTGATCGCCGTTGCGGCCGGGGCCGGCGGCCATGGAGGTCCGCAATCGCCCTTTGCGCTCGTTCGCGAGATCCGCGAATGGTTCGACGGTCCCTTGCTGCTGGCCGGAGCCGTGTCGACGGGAGAGGCGCTGCTCGCCGCCCGTGTGCTCGGTGCCGATTTCGGCTATGTCGGCTCACCCTTCGTGGCGACGGACGAAGCCAATGCGGACCGGGTATACAAGGACATGATGGTGGCCGGTGCGGCGGAGGACGTCATGACATCGTCGCTCTTTACCGGGCATCCGGCCAACTACCTGAAAGGCTCCCTGACGCGCGCCGGGCTCGATCCGGACAACCTGCCGAAAGAATGGGACGTCAGCGTCATGCCGGACGACAGCCCGCTGCCGAAGGCCTGGCGGGAACTCTGGGGCGCGGGACAGGGCATTGGTGCGATCAAGTCGGTCGGGCCCGCGTCGGCGGTGGTCGACCGGCTGGAGCGGGAATATCGGGCCGCGTGCGAAAACGCAAAACACATCATTTAG
- a CDS encoding MaoC family dehydratase, translating into MSAGLEARVLSIDELRRLIGQEVGVSSWYHVDQARIDRFADVTEDYQFIHVDPEQASRTPFGGTIAHGFLTLSLLSAMGQEAQPSVAGAQMGINYGFDRIRFLHPVKAGQKVRGRFALARVTGERPGEVDLHWQATVEIDGEKRPALKADWLNRFYLAQDGERQTAC; encoded by the coding sequence GTGAGCGCAGGTTTGGAAGCGCGCGTGCTATCGATTGATGAGCTGAGACGGTTGATCGGGCAGGAAGTCGGCGTTTCGTCCTGGTATCATGTCGATCAGGCGCGGATCGACAGGTTCGCGGATGTGACGGAAGATTATCAGTTCATTCACGTCGACCCTGAACAGGCATCCCGGACGCCGTTCGGAGGGACGATCGCGCATGGGTTTCTGACCTTGTCGCTGCTCTCGGCCATGGGACAGGAGGCGCAGCCCAGTGTCGCGGGCGCGCAAATGGGCATCAACTACGGCTTCGACCGGATCCGGTTTCTGCACCCGGTCAAGGCCGGGCAGAAAGTCCGGGGCCGTTTTGCGTTGGCGCGCGTAACCGGCGAGCGGCCCGGTGAAGTCGACCTGCACTGGCAGGCGACCGTCGAGATCGACGGCGAGAAGCGTCCGGCGCTGAAGGCCGACTGGCTCAACCGGTTCTATCTGGCTCAAGATGGTGAAAGGCAGACGGCATGCTGA